The genomic stretch cagtatattatgctggaccggtctctgttgcagcaaaatagtgattatttttcatTGAgttggtaaacgctggctatttttaaatgaccagttCGAAAACTGGTTATATCATGCTATTTTAACTTAAAATTATAAACCTAACAACTagtgtatatttttttgtatatgtgATTAGTGGTTGTAATTATTTTATCCGACCTGCAAAGTTTTTGAAACCTTAACGCTATGTGTCCAGCGGCCCCAATACATTATCCGAAAATATtcattttgaaaaatatatacGACTCCTTGTTTAGCTGTTCAACGAAAAGTATTTACAAAATATCCGAATCATTTAAAAATTATAATTAGGGGTGTCGCAGTGCGGTTTGGCTCATTTCCATAGCTACACGCCAAAACCCTATTAACAACTAAGATTCCCTTCATATTAGCATAAAGACTTAAATGAGGGCAAGTGGATCGGAACAAGAGACAAGTCTACTTCCAAATATAAAATAAGCATAAACATAAATATCCAAAAATATAGTATCAATGCTAGTCATCTGTCAGTCAACTTTAACTAATATTTCTTTGGCTAGTTTAATTTGACTAATTTCTGCGATAATTTTGTCCTTCACAGTTTAATTTTACAACTTTCTTAAAGTTAGGAGTATATAAGCTTTTCTAAAATTAAGATGTAGATCTATATATCAAAAATGTATATGACTTACAATTTCTCTCGTATCAAAATAGAGAAAAAGTTTACAAAACCAACATTTTAAGCAAAGCATTGTTTGGACTATCGAGAAAGAAGTCGTGGAGGTTTTAGGACAAAGGGAGTATTACAAGCTTAATTATGGTTATTAATTAATTTTATATGTCATCTTTTCGGAGGACTTAGTAGTACACGTTTCGAAATTTTTAAATATCTTATATCTATATGAGCCAAAATAGTTATCAAAATAGCACACTAAATACATAAAACAAAGACTCCAATTGAGTCCTGGATCTAGATCACGAAAAATTAGCTGATGCACTATGTATTGAATCACGATCTACGTCATTTCCAAGCACCTCTATTCATCAACTCTATATATTAGCTCTATATTACTTCTACTTTTCAAGCATAAACATTTTTCAATGGCTTCTCTATCTAAAAtatgtttctttcttttactgaTAACCTTAACCTTCCACTCTTCTCCTTCTGCTGCCCAAACAAAATGCGGCATAACTTCGGTTTACCAATTCGGTGACTCTCTAGCTGATAATGGAAATGCCATCCGTTTACCCGGCGTCTCTCTCGTATTCAGTACCAGCAAACTTCCTTATGGCGAGACCTTTTTTAAGAGACCTACAGGCCGTGCTTCAGATGGCCGTATCATTAACGACTTCATTGTCTCTTCTCTTAACCTATCCTTCCTAAATGCTTACTTGAACAGAAACACTTCTTTCAGCCAAGGCGCCAACTTCGCTGTGTCTGGCGCCACGGCATTGAATAACGCTTTCTGGGCTGCTCGTAATGTCACGTTGCGTCCTTGGAACAAGCATCTCGCTGCTCAATTAGCGTGGTTCAAATCTCATCTGCAGTCGACATGCGGCTCTAACTGTGCACAAACTCTAAAGAACTCTCTTGTAGTATTGGGTGAATTCGGTGGAGTTGACTACTTCAATTGTTTCTTCCAAAACAAGCAATTACCTGAGATCCGGAGATACGTTCCTCCTGTTATTGCCGAAATTACGAGAGGCATCAGAGATGTGATTCAGCTTGGGGCAGCTCGCATTTTGGTTCCAGGTGTTTACCCCTTTGGATGTCTACCTGTGTACCTTAACAAATTTTACGTGCCTAATCCATTGGCTTACGACCCATTACGTTGCTTGGGAAATCTAAATGTTTTCGCTTCATACCACAACATTCAGCTGAACATAGCTCTGAAAAAACTACAACTCCAGTTCCCAGAAGTTAGAATCGTTTATGGGGATTACTATGGGGCGCTTACGACTGTTCTTAGCAGAGCTTCTAGCTTTGGATTTAATCAAAACACATTGCTCTCTGCTTGTTGTGGAGGCGGCGGAAGATATAATTACGGGAAAGCATGCGGATCAGCTGGTGCTACAACTTGTCCTAATCCGTCTCAATACATCAACTGGGATGGGATTCATTTGACAGATGCAGCTCATCATCATATGGCAGATATTATCGTCAAGGACATGCTTCCGAAATTCGGGTGTAACAACTTTAAGGATTCGGGTATACTCATGTCTAGTTATTGATTTCAAAGTTTTCTTTGTTGGATAATTGGATGTTTTGACTGTGAGATGTATCTTTTCTTCTCCATCAAGAAGTAGAAAAGAAATTAATAAATGAATGAATTTCACTTGAGCGTTGAATATTCCTAGAAGTATTGTGGTGAACCAATTGTCACGCGTTGATTGCAAAGAGTATTATATTAGGAGTGGACTTATAATTAAGTTGAATGGACTTTCTCACCTAATAGGCTAGACTTTTGGGTTGACCCCATGCTTAGAGTTAATTATGACATGAGCGATTATCATCCAGATATGCTTGCATGTTGCATGTGGTAATAGGACTCTTAGCATAGTATTTATGTTATTTCCTAGCTACTCTACATGTACTTATCTTCGATATGTGATGTACGTATCCCACGGGTGTACCTCCAATTATAAATAGATATTAAAAGCTCTATGATTTATTGAGCCATTCATCAAAATACTCTCATGGCATTAGATTAGCCTGTGTTGCTGCCGTTGAATTCTCCTAAAGGCTCTTTGTTAACTCTGTTTCCTTTTACAAAGCCTTCATGTGATAAGGCTCTCTTTTTTCCAATTACTagtacgatatatatatatatatatatatatattattatgtaTATTATTATAAAGCATGAATATaatgtcggtttacaaaaataactttataatattaagtataaTAACT from Nicotiana sylvestris chromosome 12, ASM39365v2, whole genome shotgun sequence encodes the following:
- the LOC104216188 gene encoding acetylajmalan esterase-like, producing MASLSKICFFLLLITLTFHSSPSAAQTKCGITSVYQFGDSLADNGNAIRLPGVSLVFSTSKLPYGETFFKRPTGRASDGRIINDFIVSSLNLSFLNAYLNRNTSFSQGANFAVSGATALNNAFWAARNVTLRPWNKHLAAQLAWFKSHLQSTCGSNCAQTLKNSLVVLGEFGGVDYFNCFFQNKQLPEIRRYVPPVIAEITRGIRDVIQLGAARILVPGVYPFGCLPVYLNKFYVPNPLAYDPLRCLGNLNVFASYHNIQLNIALKKLQLQFPEVRIVYGDYYGALTTVLSRASSFGFNQNTLLSACCGGGGRYNYGKACGSAGATTCPNPSQYINWDGIHLTDAAHHHMADIIVKDMLPKFGCNNFKDSGILMSSY